AGGGAGTgattcaaagaaaagaaaaagcaaacgAGAAGGAAATAAAATGGGCAAAAtaggaggaaaaaaagaaaaaagaaaagaaagaacaagaaacGTAATTCAATTGCAATCCCTCATCACATGTTGGTTGATTCATTTTGGGTTTGCTTGACTCAAATCACATTTCATAATCCACTTTTTACTTGCGTGCTCTTTTTTGTCGTTGATTAGTATGTAGCTCTAAAATTTTGGTTATCAAGTTTTGTATGGTTTGAACTTGTTGAGGACACAGGCTTGGGCTTTAGATCCATTTACACCATATTTATCCAGTGGAGTGTTTGTTTTCTACTTGGAAGATTTGTCATAGCTAAGGATGGTCCGAAGCTGAAAATCTGAAGTGATGTTGAAGTCCCAAAAAATCCATAAACAAGCGTATTGAACAGTTTTTGCCCAATTTGGCAGTTACTCTCCAACACAGGCTAGATGACGTTGATTTGTGTGACGATTACTTTAAATATTTATCTGGAGAGTTGGTTTATCTTGAGTGAAATTGATACACTGGAATTCCAAGTTTCTAAGTGTGTTAGATGTGTGCTTCAGAACATGTGCTCTTGATCTTTAAGCATTGTTGAAATTGCTATATTATTTATTACTTAAACTGCATTTAAGTGGTGGTCGAAATCTGGTGGTTCTGGATTTCCTTTATATGGGTATCATAGAAGGAAGCAACTATCCATATTTACATTTGAATGAGGAGATGTAGAAATGCCTCTGTTGAGGGTTATTTAGCAACTTTTTTCATAATGAGCTCTTATGGGTTGTGAGTATGGGGCTTAAAATACACTAATGAGAAAAGAGGAGGGTGGGGGTTGCCACGGTGCATACTTTGCTGGGCTGAAATTCCAAAGTTGGTACCACAGGTGGGTACCCATTTCCTGAAGGACCGGATAGGGGTTGAATTTCTCCAGGTTTGTGGTGGAGATCCTTTTCGAGAGGGTCATTGTTACTTCAGTGATTATTGTcatcaagaaagaaaagagcTACAGCTTCAAAAAGCCCTGTGCTTTGATAGCTTGAGATGAGGCTTGTCAAGGATTTTAAGCTACTTCTCACTATGATGGCCTGGTTGGGTCTACTGACTCTCCATCTGAAGGATTATTTCCCCtttcttatcttttatttttaggatctcttcaactcctttttttttttttttttaaatataaattcAGGGTTGAAATTCTCACTTTAGACCTCTGTGAAAAATGAATGTTTGTCTACTTGATTACTTCCATGCTctctcatttaatttttttcctctgtTTAGGCCCTGGTGCATCTTCCCACTTGTTATGTGTTTCTAGATGTTTGTTTTTCCAGATTGTTGGAGGTAATCCTGGAATTTTCATCATATGCAGGAGGGTCACCAAATAGTGGATCCTACCAACAAAAAGGTTACACTTCCAGGACCCAGTGGGAGGAGGTCTGATCTCTCACTTCAAATACCCCCTATATCAGGTGTTGGCAATAGCTGTGTTGTAAAGGGTCTACTACAGTCTCAAAATTCCTTCAAAGGTGGTTTGTCTCCAAGAGGTTTCCTAAGGGGGGTAAGCTTCAAGCACAAGGCAGCTGCACCTGATGGCGAAAAAAGATCCCTCCTGAATCCAGACCCTAGAGCCGTTCCTGAGAGCTCTGGTATGACTAATTCTTCTGCAAAAGCCTCTTGGAAGAGATGCATTTCTCTCCCTGTTACACCAGCCTCAAACTTGTCACCTTCAGTTTCTACCCCCACTACGGCAAGAAAATGGATTGAGAAGCAGAAATCATGTCTACAGGTGATCTTCTCGGTTATGTGAATATTGTAATGATGTGCTTGGAAGGGCTGGAACTTTAATTTAATTTGACAATAAAATGAAGGTTACTTTTGTTGTCTGAAATGTTCCAATTATCATTTCTTCTACTACTAGTATGCTTGTTTTATATCATTGCTACTTCGCTAGAGAAAATGTCTAAATTGCATTTGTGATCAATCTGTGCAGACAAGGGAAGTTACAGTCAAGGTCTCAAGGTCTTTGTCTGTTCCATCGCGGAATGTTGTTATTGTGAGATCGATGTCCTTTGCCTCTCATAAAGAGAACCCACAAGTAGATTGCGGTGATGGTACATATATACAAATCCACATGCTTTCACTGTTAtgctatattttttcttttaatttttataaatacCTTGTGCATAACTATTCACTTTTTCCTCCCTGCACCCTAAAATCATAGTTGAGGAATCAACCTGTTTAAGATGTTTTCAGGCCAATTGAGTCACAAATGGGGATGTCTTGGTTAAGCTTAGAAGTTAGAAGTTCCATATTAGGTTGTGTATGATTATTTGTGATTTGGTGGAGTTGTGACATTTTGTTGGTCTATGTAAACACCGAATCTTTTATGAAATTTACTGTCATAATCATCATGTACTTAGATGAATTTCTTGAGTAATTTTGCACAACTCAAGCTTTTATCgtgaataaaattttccttggcTCCTAAGTCACCCCTTCACAAGTTTTTCTACTTTGTTTTATTACATCACCCTAATTTTGTTGCACCACGATTGGCGTCCATTTGGATTTATAAGAAATGAGATGTAATCATGGATGATGATCAaacatttaatttattttcattttagaaATTTCATCCTTGTCTTCTTTAATCTCTGATGACTTTGTTTTCTGCCAATTCAGGTCAAATAACTCCCATTCATATGGAAGATGACGATGAAGAGATTCCTGAAGAGGAAGCAGTTTGTAGGATCTGTTTAGTTGAATTGTCTGAAGGGGgaaacaaactcaaaatggaGTGCAGTTGTAAAGGTGCTTTAAGACTTACGCACGAAGAATGTGCGGTGAAGTGGTTCAGCATTAGAGGAAATAAAACGTGTGATGTCTGTGGGCAAGAGGTTCTCAACCTACCTGTAACTTTGCTTAGGGGACAGACTTCTGTTCAAAGGGCCAACAGAGAGAACAACAGACAGAGTTCAAATTCACAGTCAACAAGGTGAGAAAATTTATAGTCAAGAGGTTCTCAACTTACCTGTAATTTTGTCAAAGCTTAAGGTTTCATTTGGAccttattctgttttttcggAGACTGATAtgagttatttatttatgtatttattttttttggggtggggggaagagGAAACTGGCAACATGCTTGTCTTGCCCGTTGATAAAATGACTCAGTGTGTTGATACCATGACTTGCTGAAGTCATTTAGTTGATGTTCTATACTCGCTGTAATTTGACTCGGTCATAT
This Macadamia integrifolia cultivar HAES 741 chromosome 10, SCU_Mint_v3, whole genome shotgun sequence DNA region includes the following protein-coding sequences:
- the LOC122090787 gene encoding uncharacterized protein LOC122090787, producing the protein MIREGSSDEVEVGVEEEMSQEEGHQIVDPTNKKVTLPGPSGRRSDLSLQIPPISGVGNSCVVKGLLQSQNSFKGGLSPRGFLRGVSFKHKAAAPDGEKRSLLNPDPRAVPESSGMTNSSAKASWKRCISLPVTPASNLSPSVSTPTTARKWIEKQKSCLQTREVTVKVSRSLSVPSRNVVIVRSMSFASHKENPQVDCGDGQITPIHMEDDDEEIPEEEAVCRICLVELSEGGNKLKMECSCKGALRLTHEECAVKWFSIRGNKTCDVCGQEVLNLPVTLLRGQTSVQRANRENNRQSSNSQSTSAWKDLVVLVLISTICYFFFLEQLLVRDLKSQAAVYAAPFSITLGIMGSVFAVSLAIKEYTWTYTALEFVLVAVTLHLFYSLLHMKPVYSILLSSVLGFGIAMGINSLYLHIYAWRVQVTQTQANSNLV